From Coccinella septempunctata chromosome 4, icCocSept1.1, whole genome shotgun sequence, a single genomic window includes:
- the LOC123311258 gene encoding protein kinase C-binding protein 1-like isoform X2, whose product MSTNSEESVLLNFPEEVPVPSPENENDSPQEPFHLITAESELVDDKQCDIKTIESQDNDITEDEQANTKRSRELKMLLALSKEANLDVNISHKRKSLDTFKLKEATLTPNKLSYENEPILKKSKIDKFPITAESEIESMASHGSNLIDVSNVDKTKKEDGVISEERKHMRDVKVFKPNKDIFCWRCHREAVNVSCETCPRSYHQKCLKQTISDVDNWPCPECVAILKAESTQTRSPAMKGMTLEHLCSLLKFAVKRMIECNGVSFQSEPFHHPVNDKLFPEYKKYIIQPMNLTLLEKNIKENLYGSTQAFEADAKWILHNSIIFNSYQSKLTTNAKSILKICKQEMAEIENCPSCYLNANTKKSTWFVEVCPKPHILVWAKLKGFPYWPAKAMCTNNSSMVDVRFFGAHDRAWVPSKECFLYSRRDPNSNKQKRNDIIECMREVEVYIANIKALYGEFNYAPFKMQYDPENELKQLLLFIPRYRPNAPPPKKRFKSVEPKTTVKKEECEEKEEKEEVEGIKEVLEGYGTDDETLENEKLDSFKSNLPVEQGCDAGPSVEKEESDSSDSQEEDEGDDNIEPEIDDDTQLSSNILEDKVPRGTVRTRGGLNLSPGKLKTIPRRISEESTTKKRLSPDELSPPSKIARRNSDQSIKSDSSRLSSLSDKINRVDISENVELTLGNTADSYITSSTVELETRKRPVQVEVDNSELSISPQSKTKIADRLMQKLSPSDEDISQCSEDNKGSEDKLETDVILEKYRNLVKKKSMEFSNVEASTSFGITSVVSKGVEVCVSSNDLNERTEEIMDVVESDQGKSEVPNENEQTEESRKSDDNEMDISSTEHIRTDTNEIEIENILEPQKDLEETMPAFLEEQLEDDIPLKFIVQEEKVTEKDEPAESVSVQEDEEKEAENDKADISPEVDSRNENESLKVPQNNLEKDVDLQKQNTEKDKIEVDEGKISEITIEPISDKTTVEKLVPNSEKAKLTPGMQVKNKTTLNVEQVKPTALKSKVVEKVETEQKLGVSDEPTTITKIEGKTIITYSRKDRKSSEIKRKESPVIEQPTDSNSSDDQGLVLDDTQIDETNIRNIIHSSLNNISKDTSNASIDNEGKTAKRKCSNTNIEEISVKKIKVSKVEKDRTKKGSTFKIVPIQHILNKSIDEKPPEHTVVTSNPILLKKLSQPSGNPTVVDTPGPQPLDCVEIKSEPESDEDSQESQYMEAKRKYMSALNISEKTEEVITPKKNEIRTRSKREEMVKGRQMDNLSKVIEEVATTFSAKHASQKKIMERKNNIQPAVTVHAAEERRKVASQENGEIFVKSFAKMAQQPHSQQVRAPQRPQPTQKPKQPATSTNKGSIIVRREFTPRHNMEPIPQTTLTKITPVPVSSSNSSNTVSTPSTSNNKTLESLSSSGNVLILTQPGVILPTSQQLTYNAGSFVTFVPSQQNMAMMQTPQVINAVMAPSIHQSETVQQTSSELNRSQNYIPQNEEIPDNTNRAVNPSPNLNSSSATMNHIQNREIPSLIPITDNESNNIPTPNNNTTRSENADDEFSLIHSMVPESVSKAISEVLCRPPPKLKPRPPGPLSQVFDSGTPSSAGPVSAKINSISHRLGDYFRGMLVEMLEDLGKVNNPEATIASLKHEIETLQQKHAAEMMDIRKNVCTILKDIQGSIVEERERLIDETRSACEIEALRRIEEAKSKQWCANCGKEAQFYCCWNTSYCDYSCQIKQWSKHMSKCTQHAGQSQPGQSPAIRPQSQLSFRPATSKGFSGRLVAKPTKVYLNRTTNSKAIPTFKATPGGHLTLVDSSNLEILANTPGTKFIATSSLFTRVRNVNSTVTSPSNGTLQADSPSQKVKVCGPVVRPSPSTSNNASNLISDEDMESD is encoded by the exons ATGTCCACCAATTCAGAAGAAAGTGTTCTTTTAAATTTCCCTGAAGAGGTGCCAGTGCCTTcacctgaaaatgaaaatgatagtCCACAAGAGCCCTTCCATTTAATAACTGCTGAAAGTGAATTAGTTGATGACAAACAATGTGACATAAAAACAATTGAATCACAGGATAATGACATTACAGAAGATGAACAAGCAAACACAAAACGAAGTCGAGAGTTAAAAATGTTATTGGCTTTATCTAAAGAGGCAAATCTTGATGTCAATATTTCTCACAAAAGAAAGAGTCTTGATACTTTCAAGCTGAAAGAAGCAACATTAACTCCTAATAAGCTTTCATATGAAAATGAACCGATACTGAAAAAAAGTAAAATTGATAAATTCCCCATCACAGCAGAAAGTGAAATCGAAAGTATGGCTTCTCATGGCAGTAATCTAATAGATGTTTCTAATGTAgataaaacaaagaaagaagATGGTGTTATATCTGAAGAACGAAAGCACATGAGAGACGTTAAAGTTTTCAAG CCTAACAAGGACATATTTTGCTGGAGATGTCACAGGGAAGCAGTTAATGTTTCTTGTGAAACTTGTCCTAGATCATACCatcaaaaatgtttgaaacaGACAATTTCTGATGTAGACAACTGGCCATGTCCGGAGTGTGTAGCAATTCTGAAAGCTGAGAGTACTCAAACTAG ATCGCCAGCAATGAAAGGAATGACCTTGGAACATTTATGTAGTCTTCTCAAGTTTGCTGTTAAAAGGATGATAGAATGCAACGGG GTGTCTTTTCAGTCTGAACCCTTTCATCATCCTGTCAATGACAAACTTTTCCCTGAGTATAAGAAGTATATAATACAACCCATGAATTTGACATTGCTggagaaaaacatcaaagaaaatttatatgggAGCACGCAGGCTTTCGAGGCAGATGCTAAGTGGATTTTACACAACAgtataattttcaattcat ACCAATCAAAGCTCACTACGAATGCTAAATCAATTTTGAAGATCTGTAAGCAGGAAATGGCAGAGATTGAGAATTGTCCTTCTTGTTACTTGAATGCAAATACAAAGAAATCTACGTGGTTTGTGGAGGTTTGTCCTAAACCACATATACTAGTTTGGGCCAAGTTGAAAG gGTTTCCATATTGGCCTGCCAAAGCAATGTGCACAAATAATTCCAGTATGGTTGATGTTAGATTTTTTGGGGCTCATGATAGAGCTTGGGTTCCCTCAAAAGAGTGCTTTCTATATTCTCGTCGCGATCCCAATTCAAATAAACAAAAAAGGAACGACATAATTGAATGTATGAGG GAAGTTGAAGTGTACATTGCAAACATAAAAGCACTCTATGGGGAATTCAATTATGCTCCTTTCAAAATGCAATACGATCCAGAGAATGAACTCAAGCAGTTATTGCTGTTCATCCCTAGATATAGACCTAATGCACCTCCTCCAAAAAAAAGGTTCAAATCAGTTGAACCAAAGACAACAGTCAAGAAAGAAGAATGTGAGGAAAAAGAGGAGAAAGAAGAAGTAGAAGGGATTAAGGAAGTATTAGAAG GCTATGGTACAGATGATGAGACATTGGAGAATGAAAAATTGGATAGTTTCAAGAGCAATCTGCCAGTGGAACAGGGATGTGATGCTGGACCAAGTGTGGAGAAGGAAGAATCTGATTCCTCTGATAGCCAAGAAGAGGATGAGGGAGATGATAACATAGAACCCGAAATAGATGATGATACCCAATTATCTAGCAATATTCTTGAAGATAAAGTTCCAAGGGGGACTGTTCGAACAAGAGGCGGTTTGAACTTATCACCAG GTAAACTGAAAACGATACCAAGAAGAATTTCCGAAGAGAGCACAACCAAGAAAAGGTTGTCGCCTGATGAACTCTCGCCTCCCAGTAAAATAGCCCGAAGAAACAGTGATCAGAGCATAAAGAGCGACTCTAGCAGGCTCTCTTCCCTCTCTGACAAAATCAACAGAGTTGATATATCAGAAAACGTTGAATTAACTCTTGGAAACACCGCAGACAGTTACATAACTTCGAGCACCGTTGAATTGGAAACAAGAAAGAGACCTGTACAAGTGGAGGTGGATAACTCCGAGTTGTCCATTTCACCTCAGAGCAAAACTAAAATCGCCGACAGACTAATGCAGAAATTATCTCCATCTGATGAGGATATTTCACAATGCTCGGAGGATAATAAAGGATCTGAAGATAAATTAGAGACAGATGTTATATTGGAGAAGTACAGGAATTTGGTGAAGAAGAAAAGCATGGAATTTTCCAATGTGGAGGCCTCAACTTCTTTCGGAATAACATCTGTTGTATCTAAAGGAGTAGAAGTATGTGTCAGTAGCAATGATCTCAACGAAAGAACAGAAGAAATTATGGATGTTGTCGAATCTGATCAAGGAAAGTCAGAGGTTCCAAATGAAAATGAACAAACGGAAGAAAGCAGAAAGAGTGATGATAACGAAATGGATATATCATCTACGGAACATATAAGGACTGATACTAATGaaatagaaattgaaaatattttggaacCGCAAAAGGACTTGGAAGAAACCATGCCTGCTTTCTTAGAAGAACAGTTGGAAGATGATATACCGTTGAAGTTTATTGTTCAAGAGGAAAAAGTTACAGAAAAAG ATGAACCAGCTGAATCAGTATCAGTACAGGAAGATGAAGAAAAAGAAGCGGAGAACGATAAAGCTGATATATCTCCTGAAGTGGATTCAAGGAATGAGAATGAAAGTTTAAAAGTACCACAGAATAATTTGGAGAAAGATGTTGATTTACAGAAACAAAATACAGAAaaagacaaaattgaagttGATGAGGGTAAGATATCTGAAATTACCATTGAACCTATCAGTGATAAGACAACGGTGGAAAAACTTGTACCAAATTCCGAAAAGGCAAAGTTAACGCCCGGTATGCAGGTTAAAAATAAGACTACCCTCAATGTGGAGCAAGTGAAACCTACTGCTTTGAAGTCTAAGGTTGTTGAAAAAGTTGAAACAGAACAGAAATTGGGAGTTTCTGATGAACCAACCACAATTACAAAGATAGAAGGAAAAACAATTATTACTTACAGTAGGAAGGATCGTAAGTCTTCGGAAATTAAAAGAAAAGAATCTCCAGTTATTGAACAG CCTACTGACTCCAACTCTAGCGATGATCAAGGACTCGTTCTGGATGACACCCAAATAGATGAAACAAATATTAGAAATATCATTCATTCGTCCCTCAACAATATATCGAAGGATACATCAAATGCCTCAATTGATAATGAGGGTAAAACGGCGAAGAGAAAATGTTCTAAtacaaatattgaagaaatttcagtaaaaaaaattaaagtcagTAAAGTCGAAAAAGATCGCACTAAGAAGGGGTCCACTTTCAAAATAGTGCCAATTCAGCACATTTTGAATAAGAGCATTGATGAAAAACCCCCTGAACATACGGTCGTGACCAGCAATCCCATTCTCCTCAAGAAATTATCCCAGCCCTCTGGAAATCCAACTGTAGTAGATACACCTGGTCCACAACCTCTGGACTGTGTCGAAATCAAAAGCGAACCCGAATCTGATGAAGATTCACAGGAATCCCAGTACATGGAAGCCAAGAGAAAATACATGTCCGCTCTCAACATATCCGAAAAGACTGAGGAAGTGATAACCCcgaagaaaaatgaaattagGACCAGGTCCAAAAGGGAGGAAATGGTTAAGGGAAGGCAAATGGATAATTTGAGCAAG GTCATAGAAGAAGTAGCAACTACATTCAGTGCCAAACATGCGTCACAGAAGAAAATAATGGAGAGGAAGAATAACATCCAACCAGCAGTAACTGTTCATGCCGCGGAAGAAAGGAGAAAGGTCGCAAGCCAAGAAAACGGCGAGATTTTCGTGAAATCGTTCGCTAAAATGGCCCAGCAGCCGCACAGCCAACAGGTCCGCGCGCCTCAGAGGCCGCAACCGACTCAAAAACCAAAACAACCGGCCACGTCGACGAACAAGGGGTCCATAATCGTTCGGCGGGAATTCACTCCAAGGCATAACATGGAACCCATCCCTCAGACAACTCTGACCAAAATCACCCCTGTTCCCGTTTCGAGTTCAAACAGTTCGAACACAGTCAGTACGCCCTCCACTTCTAACAATAAAACGTTAGAATCGCTGAGCTCATCTGGGAACGTTCTGATACTCACGCAACCGGGGGTCATACTTCCTACCAGTCAACAGTTGACTTATAATGCTGGTAGTTTCGTTACTTTTGTGCCCAGTCAGCAAAACATGGCTATGATGCAGACTCCGCAGGTTATCAATGCCGTGATGGCACCCTCAATACATCAGAGCGAGACTGTTCAGCAGACTTCTTCGGAGCTGAATAG GTCCCAGAATTATATTCCACAGAATGAAGAAATACCGGACAACACAAACAGAGCAGTCAATCCGTCGCCAAACCTCAACTCTAGTAGTGCCACGATGAATCACATACAAAATAGAGAGATTCCCTCTCTTATACCTATAACCGATAACGAATCGAATAATATCCCAACGCCTAATAACAACACGACTAGATCAGAAAACGCCGACGATGAATTCAGTCTGATCCATTCAATGGTTCCCGAGTCCGTTTCTAAAGCGATAAGTGAGGTTCTGTGTAGGCCGCCTCCCAAACTCAAACCAAGACCTCCGGGACCCTTGAGCCAAGTCTTTGACAGTGGGACTCCGAGCAGTGCAGGGCCGGTTTCTGCCAAAATTAATTCCATATCTCATAGA CTTGGCGACTATTTCCGAGGTATGCTCGTTGAGATGCTGGAAGATCTGGGCAAGGTTAATAATCCAGAGGCAACGATTGCATCTTTGAAACACGAAATCGAGACCCTACAGCAGAAACACGCTGCCGAAATGATGGATATTAGGAAGAATGTGTGTACGATCTTGAAGGATATACAGGGGAGTATAGTGGAGGAAAGGGAGAGGTTAATCGACGAAACCAGGTCTGCTTGTGAAATAGAAGCTTTAAGGAGGATAGAGGAGGCGAAATCGAAGCAATG gtgtGCGAACTGTGGTAAAGAGGCACAGTTTTATTGCTGCTGGAACACGAGCTATTGCGATTATTCTTGTCAAATTAAACAGTGGTCTAAACACATGAGCAAATGTACACAGCATGCAGGGCAGTCGCAACCTGGACAATCCCCCGCAATCAGGCCACAAAGTCAGTTGTCTTTCAGACCTGCAACATCCAAAGGTTTTTCTGGG AGGTTAGTGGCTAAACCAACAAAAGTATACTTGAACAGGACAACGAATTCAAAAGCTATACCAACATTCAAG GCAACACCTGGTGGACATTTAACATTAGTGGATTCCTCAAATTTGGAAATTTTGGCAAATACGCCAGGAACTAAGTTCATAGCAACAAGTTCCTTATTCACAAGGGTTAGAAATGTGAACTCTACGGTAACATCGCCCTCCAACGGTACATTACAAGCAGATAGTCCAAGTCAGAAAGTGAAAGTATGTGGACCAGTTGTGAGGCCCTCCCCATCTACAAGTAATAACGCTTCTAACTTGATATCGGATGAGGACATGGAAAGTGATTGA